A genome region from Paracoccus stylophorae includes the following:
- a CDS encoding site-specific DNA-methyltransferase gives MTLSFAPDAIETWPLSRLQPYAKNAKAHGADQVAKIAASMAEFGWTVPCLVGEDGELIAGHGRVLAATQLGLTEAPVIVLGHLTEAQRRAYRIADNKLTELGTWDEALLSAELNDLLAEDFDLSLVGFSDGELDKLLAFDLDGGGEEEGAGGSVPPVTIPEPPRNPASRTGDLWILGDHRLLCGDSTSAADVRRLMNGERAILFATDPPYLVDYDGSNHPTRNKDWSASYGTTWDDSSQGAELYDGFIAAAVAEAIAEDAAWYCWHASRRQAMLEACWEKAGAFVHQQIIWVKDRGVLTRSHYLWKHEPCFMGWRRPNRPPKVAEETLPSTWALPSFAKDDRPDHPTPKPLDAFGIPMRQHVARGGLCYEPFSGSGSQIMAGEANGRRVFAMEISAAYVDVAVERWQAETDKDAILDGDGRTFAQVKAERLGDVTDTPDTDAEPEPARKRQTAA, from the coding sequence ATGACGTTGAGCTTCGCCCCGGACGCGATCGAGACGTGGCCGCTGTCGCGCCTCCAGCCCTACGCGAAGAACGCGAAGGCGCATGGCGCGGATCAGGTCGCGAAGATCGCCGCCAGCATGGCCGAGTTCGGCTGGACCGTGCCCTGCCTCGTCGGCGAGGACGGCGAACTGATAGCAGGCCACGGGCGCGTGCTGGCCGCGACGCAGCTCGGGCTGACCGAGGCGCCGGTGATCGTGCTCGGGCACCTGACCGAAGCGCAGCGCCGGGCGTACCGGATTGCGGACAACAAGCTGACGGAACTCGGCACCTGGGACGAGGCGCTGCTGTCGGCGGAACTGAACGACCTGCTGGCCGAAGACTTCGACCTGTCGCTGGTCGGGTTTTCCGATGGCGAACTCGACAAGCTGCTGGCCTTCGATCTCGACGGTGGCGGCGAGGAAGAGGGCGCCGGGGGCTCCGTGCCGCCGGTGACCATCCCCGAACCCCCACGCAATCCGGCGTCGCGGACGGGCGATCTCTGGATCCTCGGCGATCACCGGCTGCTGTGCGGCGACAGCACCAGCGCGGCCGATGTGCGCCGCCTGATGAACGGTGAGCGCGCGATCCTTTTCGCGACCGATCCACCGTATCTCGTCGACTACGACGGCTCGAACCATCCGACCCGCAACAAGGACTGGTCGGCGTCCTACGGCACGACTTGGGACGACAGTTCGCAGGGCGCGGAACTCTATGACGGGTTCATCGCTGCAGCCGTGGCGGAAGCCATCGCCGAGGATGCTGCCTGGTACTGCTGGCACGCCTCGCGCCGCCAGGCGATGCTGGAAGCCTGCTGGGAGAAGGCTGGCGCCTTTGTGCATCAGCAAATCATCTGGGTGAAAGACCGGGGCGTCCTGACCCGGTCGCATTACCTCTGGAAGCACGAGCCCTGTTTCATGGGCTGGCGTCGCCCGAACCGCCCGCCGAAGGTGGCCGAGGAAACGCTGCCATCGACATGGGCGCTTCCCAGCTTCGCCAAGGATGACCGGCCTGACCATCCGACGCCGAAGCCGCTCGACGCCTTCGGGATCCCGATGCGCCAGCATGTGGCGCGGGGCGGCCTCTGCTATGAGCCGTTCTCCGGCTCCGGGTCGCAGATCATGGCGGGCGAGGCCAATGGCCGCCGCGTCTTCGCAATGGAGATCAGCGCGGCGTATGTCGATGTCGCCGTGGAGCGTTGGCAGGCCGAAACCGACAAGGACGCGATCCTCGACGGCGACGGCCGGACCTTCGCGCAGGTGAAGGCGGAGCGGCTGGGCGACGTCACCGATACGCCGGACACGGACGCCGAACCCGAACCCGCGCGAAAGCGCCAGACCGCCGCGTGA
- a CDS encoding flavodoxin — protein MDEKFQRSRREAFQVLIAAAAGLSFASSPVTAQTLGRSNQLVAYLTRSGNTRVVAEALSRNVGADLFEIRTAEPYPVDYEAHVDLAQRQRDAEATPRLAEGVLDMARYETVFLGFPIWGGALPAPIRTFVATHDLAGKILVPFITHGGYGTGSAPETLAAIAADAQILEPFIQECDAERDTLRQISTWLADIDQEL, from the coding sequence ATGGATGAAAAGTTTCAGAGATCCCGGCGCGAAGCCTTTCAGGTTCTGATTGCCGCAGCCGCTGGGCTTTCTTTTGCCAGCAGCCCCGTGACTGCCCAGACGCTCGGACGGTCGAACCAGCTCGTGGCCTACCTGACCCGGAGCGGCAACACGCGGGTGGTTGCGGAAGCTCTCAGCCGGAACGTCGGAGCCGATCTCTTCGAGATCCGAACGGCGGAGCCGTACCCGGTCGACTACGAGGCGCATGTCGACCTCGCGCAGCGCCAGCGCGACGCTGAAGCGACACCGCGCCTCGCGGAAGGCGTTTTGGACATGGCTCGATACGAGACCGTCTTTCTCGGGTTCCCGATCTGGGGCGGCGCACTTCCAGCACCCATTCGAACATTCGTGGCCACCCACGACCTCGCGGGGAAAATCCTCGTGCCGTTCATCACCCACGGCGGCTACGGCACAGGAAGCGCGCCCGAGACTCTGGCCGCGATCGCCGCCGATGCGCAGATCCTCGAACCGTTCATCCAGGAGTGCGATGCCGAGCGCGACACGCTCCGCCAGATCAGCACCTGGCTGGCGGATATCGATCAAGAACTCTGA
- a CDS encoding IS110 family transposase: MQDIIGIDISKDRLDAFRLSDRQHNSFGNDKAGFKTLLKWIGNTEGLRIVYEPTGPYHRGMEEALAKAGHALVKVNPRQARRFAEATGTQAKTDRVDAMLLARMGLALDLPPRPVRGELMNELRELHVARLALIKDRTAAGNRAETAAISLIRRQAKARLAIIEKQLAEVDETISTLIAADPALAERLDILTSIPGIGAVTACMLLIEMPELGTLEPKQAASLAGLAPFTRRSGKWKGKEMIRGGRASLRAAIFMPALVAIRFNTDLKRKYQQLLESGKAPKLAITAVMRKLVLLANALLRDGRKWADRPA; this comes from the coding sequence ATGCAGGATATCATCGGCATCGACATCTCGAAAGACCGGCTGGACGCGTTCCGGCTCTCGGATCGGCAACACAACTCTTTCGGAAACGACAAGGCCGGGTTCAAGACCTTGCTGAAATGGATCGGCAACACCGAAGGACTGCGGATCGTCTACGAGCCGACCGGCCCCTATCATCGTGGAATGGAGGAAGCGCTCGCAAAGGCGGGACATGCGCTGGTCAAGGTCAATCCTCGCCAGGCGCGGCGCTTCGCGGAGGCCACTGGCACGCAGGCCAAGACAGATCGGGTGGATGCGATGCTGCTGGCGCGGATGGGGCTCGCACTCGACCTGCCGCCGCGGCCGGTTCGTGGCGAACTCATGAACGAACTGAGGGAGTTGCACGTCGCGCGGCTGGCGCTGATCAAGGATCGGACGGCGGCAGGAAACCGTGCTGAAACAGCAGCGATCAGCCTGATCCGCCGCCAGGCGAAGGCGCGGCTGGCCATCATCGAGAAGCAGCTTGCCGAAGTTGACGAAACCATCTCCACCCTGATCGCAGCGGACCCCGCCCTGGCCGAGCGTCTCGACATCCTGACCTCTATTCCCGGCATCGGCGCCGTGACCGCGTGCATGCTGCTGATCGAGATGCCGGAGCTCGGCACCCTCGAGCCGAAACAGGCCGCGAGCCTCGCCGGGCTGGCACCCTTCACGCGCCGTTCGGGCAAGTGGAAGGGAAAGGAAATGATCCGCGGCGGACGCGCCAGCCTGCGCGCCGCGATCTTCATGCCCGCCCTCGTCGCCATCCGCTTCAACACAGACCTCAAGCGAAAATACCAGCAGCTGCTTGAAAGCGGCAAAGCACCAAAGCTCGCGATCACCGCCGTCATGCGCAAGCTCGTCCTCCTCGCCAATGCGCTGCTGCGCGACGGCCGGAAATGGGCCGACAGACCCGCTTGA
- a CDS encoding DNA cytosine methyltransferase produces the protein MHDLALPSSGDASGAGDACLFGLSLCSGAGGIDLGLTIAIPGYRAVGHVERETFAAATLVARMEDASLDQAVVWDDVATFDGRPWRGAVDIVTAGYPCQPFSVAGKRRGADDPRHLWPHVARIIGEVEPPFVFLENVAHHLRLGFPEVAAGLVGMGLSYDFPRLPCDKGAAARHPKYAGQRRGTDREWVGRCGPCGSVIAPVFSHDLNG, from the coding sequence ATGCATGACCTGGCTCTACCTTCCTCCGGAGACGCTTCCGGAGCCGGAGACGCATGTCTGTTCGGCCTCTCCCTCTGCTCCGGCGCGGGCGGTATCGACCTCGGGCTCACCATCGCCATCCCCGGATATCGTGCTGTGGGCCATGTCGAACGGGAAACCTTCGCCGCAGCCACTCTCGTGGCGCGGATGGAAGACGCGTCCCTGGATCAGGCTGTTGTCTGGGACGATGTTGCAACTTTCGACGGCCGCCCGTGGCGCGGCGCGGTGGACATCGTCACTGCGGGCTATCCGTGCCAGCCGTTCTCCGTCGCGGGCAAACGCCGGGGCGCCGACGACCCGCGCCACCTCTGGCCGCATGTCGCCCGCATCATCGGCGAGGTCGAACCGCCCTTCGTCTTCCTCGAGAATGTCGCCCATCATCTCCGCCTCGGCTTCCCCGAAGTCGCCGCAGGACTGGTCGGCATGGGCTTGTCTTATGACTTCCCTCGGCTTCCTTGCGATAAGGGAGCCGCTGCCCGGCACCCCAAATATGCCGGGCAGCGGCGGGGGACGGATCGAGAATGGGTCGGCCGTTGCGGGCCGTGCGGTAGTGTGATCGCCCCCGTCTTTTCTCATGACCTGAACGGATAG
- the arsB gene encoding ACR3 family arsenite efflux transporter, with protein sequence MSNDTYAPTAEAIAAAPAGIGFFEKWLSVWVALCIGAGLLLGNVLPGLFETLAALEIASVNLVVAVLIWAMVYPMMVAVDFASLRHIGDRPKGLVLTIVVNWLIKPFTMAGLAVLFFEVLFADLIAPADAQQYIAGLILLGAAPCTAMVFVWSQLTRGDATYTLVQVSVNDVIMIFAFAPIVALLLGVTDIVVPWETLILSVGLYILIPLAAGAATRQWLARGLRGADAEAAVARFTAAVKPLSVIGLLATVVLLFGFQGQIILEQPLLIALIAVPLLIQSYGIFALAYAAAWAWRVPFNVAAPCALIGTSNFFELAVAVAISLFGLQSGAALATVVGVLVEVPVMLSLVAFANRTRHHFPADAGGARHG encoded by the coding sequence ATGAGCAACGACACCTACGCGCCCACGGCCGAGGCCATCGCAGCGGCGCCTGCCGGCATCGGCTTCTTCGAAAAGTGGCTCTCTGTCTGGGTGGCGCTCTGCATCGGCGCCGGGCTGCTGCTCGGCAACGTGCTGCCGGGCCTGTTCGAGACGCTCGCCGCGCTCGAGATCGCGTCCGTCAACCTGGTCGTTGCCGTCCTGATCTGGGCGATGGTCTATCCGATGATGGTGGCGGTCGACTTCGCGAGCCTGCGCCACATCGGCGATCGGCCGAAAGGGCTCGTGCTGACGATCGTGGTGAACTGGCTGATCAAGCCCTTCACCATGGCAGGGCTCGCTGTCCTGTTCTTCGAGGTCCTGTTCGCGGACCTGATCGCACCGGCGGATGCCCAGCAATACATCGCCGGTCTGATCTTGCTCGGCGCCGCCCCGTGCACGGCGATGGTGTTCGTGTGGTCGCAGCTCACTCGGGGCGACGCCACCTACACGCTGGTGCAGGTCTCGGTGAACGACGTCATCATGATCTTTGCCTTCGCGCCGATCGTGGCGCTACTCCTCGGCGTCACCGACATCGTCGTGCCGTGGGAGACGCTGATCCTGTCGGTCGGGCTCTACATCCTGATCCCGCTGGCGGCCGGCGCGGCCACGCGGCAGTGGCTCGCACGGGGCCTGCGGGGTGCGGACGCCGAGGCGGCGGTCGCGCGGTTCACGGCGGCGGTGAAGCCGCTCTCGGTGATCGGCCTTCTGGCGACGGTCGTGCTGCTTTTCGGCTTTCAGGGGCAGATCATCCTGGAGCAGCCGCTGCTGATTGCGCTGATCGCAGTGCCGCTGCTCATCCAGTCCTATGGCATCTTCGCGCTCGCCTATGCCGCCGCCTGGGCATGGCGCGTGCCGTTCAACGTCGCGGCGCCATGCGCGCTCATCGGCACATCAAACTTCTTTGAGCTCGCGGTCGCCGTCGCGATCAGCCTGTTCGGCCTGCAATCCGGGGCCGCGCTCGCCACCGTGGTGGGCGTGCTCGTCGAGGTTCCTGTCATGCTGTCGCTCGTCGCCTTCGCCAACCGGACGCGGCACCACTTTCCGGCGGATGCCGGAGGCGCGCGGCATGGCTGA
- the arsC gene encoding arsenate reductase (glutaredoxin) (This arsenate reductase requires both glutathione and glutaredoxin to convert arsenate to arsenite, after which the efflux transporter formed by ArsA and ArsB can extrude the arsenite from the cell, providing resistance.) codes for MTTRIYHNPNCGTSRNVLALIRNSGDEPEVIEYLKTPPSRERLVALIAAMGIPVRDLLRRKGTPYDELKLDAPKFSDDELIDLMLEHPILINRPIVETPLGTRLCRPSEAVLDILPNPQRGEFRKEDGELVVDADGRRVNESPAR; via the coding sequence ATGACCACCAGGATCTATCACAACCCGAACTGCGGCACGTCGCGCAACGTGCTGGCGCTGATCCGCAACTCCGGCGATGAGCCGGAGGTTATCGAGTATCTGAAGACGCCCCCGAGCCGCGAGCGGCTCGTGGCGCTGATCGCCGCGATGGGGATCCCCGTGCGCGACCTCCTGCGCCGGAAGGGCACGCCCTACGACGAGCTCAAGCTCGATGCCCCCAAGTTCTCCGACGACGAGCTGATCGACCTGATGCTGGAGCATCCCATCCTCATCAACCGCCCCATCGTCGAGACGCCGCTCGGAACACGGCTCTGCCGCCCCTCCGAGGCGGTGCTCGACATCCTGCCGAACCCGCAGCGCGGGGAGTTCCGCAAGGAGGACGGCGAGCTCGTGGTGGACGCCGACGGGCGCCGCGTAAACGAGAGCCCCGCCCGATGA
- a CDS encoding LysR family transcriptional regulator gives MRENINDLLAFAAVATDQSFTRAAARLGTSQSSLSRTIRKLEERLGVRLLTRTTRSVSPTEAGGRLLQKIGPRLDEIEAELEALGALRDKPAGNVRINCSEYAAESVVWPKLAKVLPAYPDIKVEIFIQHSFADIAAERFDAGVRLGESLEKDMIAVRIAPDDRLIAVGSPSYFERHAPPETPRDLTAHSCINLRLATRGGLYAWEFEKDGASLNVKVEGQVTFNTIRPMVDAALAGFGIAFVPESGLHAHLVSGALVQVLDDWCQPFSGFHLYYPSRRQQSSAFEVVMTALRHRA, from the coding sequence ATGCGTGAGAACATCAACGACCTGCTGGCCTTCGCTGCGGTCGCAACGGACCAGAGCTTCACCCGGGCTGCCGCCCGGCTCGGTACGTCGCAGTCGTCGCTGAGCCGCACGATCCGCAAGCTCGAGGAGCGGCTCGGAGTCCGATTGTTGACCCGGACGACGCGGAGCGTCTCCCCCACCGAAGCGGGCGGGCGTCTGCTGCAGAAGATCGGGCCGCGCCTCGACGAAATCGAGGCGGAGCTGGAGGCACTTGGCGCGCTGCGCGACAAACCGGCGGGCAACGTGCGCATCAACTGCAGCGAATACGCCGCCGAAAGTGTCGTCTGGCCGAAGCTCGCCAAGGTGCTTCCGGCCTACCCGGACATCAAGGTCGAGATCTTCATCCAGCACAGCTTTGCCGACATCGCGGCCGAGAGGTTCGATGCAGGTGTCCGGCTGGGCGAGAGCCTGGAGAAGGACATGATCGCCGTCCGCATCGCCCCGGACGACCGGCTGATCGCGGTGGGATCTCCATCCTATTTCGAGCGGCACGCGCCTCCCGAGACTCCGCGGGACCTGACAGCGCACTCCTGCATCAACCTTCGTCTGGCGACGCGCGGCGGTCTCTATGCATGGGAGTTCGAGAAGGACGGCGCATCACTGAACGTGAAGGTCGAAGGGCAGGTTACGTTCAACACCATCAGGCCGATGGTGGACGCGGCGCTGGCAGGCTTCGGAATCGCCTTCGTCCCCGAGTCCGGCCTCCATGCCCACCTGGTCAGCGGCGCTCTGGTCCAAGTCCTCGACGACTGGTGCCAGCCGTTCTCAGGCTTCCACCTCTATTATCCCAGCCGCCGCCAACAGTCGTCGGCGTTCGAGGTCGTCATGACTGCACTGCGGCATCGGGCGTGA
- the arsH gene encoding arsenical resistance protein ArsH, with protein sequence MADHPFPIGDLPNINPASLRPIDVAALAGPGAPTHPPRILMLYGSLRERSYSRFASEEAARLLRWFGAETRAFNPSGLPLPDAEGPDHPKVRELRELATWAEGMVWCSPERHGAMTGVMKAQIDWLPLSLGGVRPTQGKTLAVMQVSGGSQSFNAVNQMRILGRWMRMVTIPNQSSVPKAWGEFDDAGRMRPSPYYNRVVDVMEELVKFTHLTRGRSAYLTDRYSERVESAEELSKRVNERSI encoded by the coding sequence ATGGCTGACCATCCTTTCCCGATCGGGGATCTGCCGAATATTAACCCCGCCTCGCTCAGGCCGATCGATGTGGCCGCGCTCGCCGGGCCGGGCGCGCCCACGCATCCGCCGCGCATCCTGATGCTCTACGGCTCGCTGCGGGAGCGCTCCTACTCGCGCTTCGCCTCGGAGGAGGCGGCGCGCCTGCTGCGCTGGTTCGGCGCCGAGACCCGCGCCTTCAACCCGTCCGGCCTGCCGCTGCCGGACGCGGAAGGCCCCGACCACCCGAAGGTCAGGGAGCTGCGTGAGCTCGCGACCTGGGCTGAGGGCATGGTCTGGTGCTCGCCCGAGCGCCATGGCGCGATGACCGGCGTCATGAAGGCGCAGATCGACTGGCTGCCGCTGTCGCTCGGCGGCGTGCGGCCGACGCAGGGCAAGACGCTCGCGGTGATGCAGGTCTCAGGCGGCTCGCAGAGCTTCAACGCCGTCAACCAGATGCGCATCCTAGGCCGCTGGATGCGGATGGTGACGATCCCGAACCAGTCCTCGGTCCCGAAGGCGTGGGGCGAGTTCGACGATGCCGGCCGGATGCGCCCTTCGCCTTACTACAACCGCGTCGTCGACGTGATGGAGGAACTCGTGAAGTTCACCCATCTCACGCGCGGCCGCTCAGCTTATCTGACCGACCGCTACTCGGAGCGGGTCGAAAGCGCCGAAGAGCTGTCCAAGCGCGTCAACGAGCGCTCGATTTAA
- a CDS encoding DUF6362 family protein yields MADREWTADCVADHFEEAFRTLRKLPPVKAQGYFNTWPDIVRTSREIAAMEPQPMRVWPSAAAITRLEETFDWVLWIEEAERKLVWSRAARVPWKQISGELGCDRTTAWRRWQLALTKIAARLNAQ; encoded by the coding sequence ATGGCTGATCGGGAATGGACCGCGGACTGCGTCGCCGATCATTTCGAGGAGGCGTTCCGCACCCTGCGCAAGCTGCCGCCGGTGAAGGCGCAGGGCTATTTCAACACCTGGCCCGACATCGTGCGGACCAGCCGCGAGATCGCGGCGATGGAACCCCAGCCGATGCGGGTCTGGCCCTCGGCCGCTGCGATCACCCGGCTCGAGGAGACCTTCGACTGGGTGCTCTGGATCGAGGAGGCGGAGCGCAAGCTGGTCTGGTCGCGTGCGGCCCGGGTGCCGTGGAAGCAGATCAGCGGCGAGCTGGGGTGCGACCGCACGACCGCCTGGCGTCGCTGGCAGCTGGCGCTGACCAAGATCGCTGCGCGCCTGAATGCGCAGTGA
- a CDS encoding crossover junction endodeoxyribonuclease RuvC yields MAQPTLIPNCDGARFESLPLDTPRNRCILALDLGTSTGWAIRGHDGLITSGTVSLRPGRFDGGGMRYLRFTNWLTEIDRLSGPVAAIWFEEVRRHAGTDASHIYGGLMATLTAWAELRGVPYEGVPVGTIKRHASGKGNADKAAMVAAVRSRGFSPADDNEADAIAILLWAIETKGGVA; encoded by the coding sequence ATGGCTCAGCCGACTCTGATCCCGAATTGCGACGGCGCAAGGTTTGAATCGCTGCCGCTCGACACACCCCGCAACCGCTGCATCCTCGCGCTCGACCTCGGCACCTCGACCGGCTGGGCGATCCGCGGCCATGACGGCCTGATTACCAGCGGGACCGTCTCGCTGCGCCCCGGCCGCTTCGATGGCGGCGGCATGCGCTACCTGCGCTTCACCAACTGGCTGACCGAGATCGACCGGCTGTCCGGGCCCGTCGCCGCCATCTGGTTCGAGGAAGTCCGCCGCCACGCAGGGACCGACGCGAGCCACATCTATGGCGGGCTGATGGCCACGCTGACTGCATGGGCCGAGCTGCGGGGCGTGCCCTATGAGGGCGTCCCGGTCGGTACGATCAAGCGCCACGCCTCGGGCAAGGGCAACGCCGACAAGGCCGCCATGGTCGCCGCCGTCCGCTCCCGCGGCTTCAGCCCCGCTGACGACAACGAGGCCGACGCCATCGCCATCCTGCTCTGGGCGATCGAGACGAAGGGAGGTGTCGCATGA
- the chrA gene encoding chromate efflux transporter has protein sequence MFRAFLKLGLTSFGGPIAHLGYFRDELVTRRKWIDEAGYADLVALCQFLPGPASSQDGFALGLLRGGPLGAAAAWAAFTLPSALLLVLFAFGASAFDGPIGAGLLHGLKIVAVAVVAQAVWGMARTLAPDRGRASIALAAVLIVVFAAGSVGQIVAIVVGGLAGLWLCRGGAAPTTGHLTFAVSRTVGAAALGLFFLLLFLLPVLSTAAGSQGLALFDAFYRAGSLVFGGGHVVLPLLEAEVVRPGWVGEDAFLAGYGAAQAVPGPLFTFGTYLGAVMVPEPNGLAGAAIGLIAIFLPGFLLLIGTLPFWDAFRTRPLAQAAMRGANAAVVGILGAALYDPVWTSAIFSPQDFALALVGFVLLTVWKAPPWVVVVLIATGGIALALL, from the coding sequence GTGTTCCGGGCTTTTCTGAAGCTCGGGCTCACCTCGTTCGGCGGCCCGATCGCGCATCTCGGCTATTTCCGCGACGAGCTCGTCACACGACGCAAGTGGATCGACGAGGCGGGTTATGCCGACCTCGTCGCGCTCTGCCAGTTTCTGCCCGGGCCGGCCTCGAGCCAGGACGGCTTCGCGCTGGGCCTGCTTCGCGGCGGTCCGCTCGGGGCAGCCGCGGCGTGGGCGGCGTTCACGCTGCCGTCCGCTCTGCTGCTCGTGCTCTTCGCGTTCGGTGCATCCGCCTTCGACGGGCCGATCGGAGCGGGCCTCCTGCACGGGCTCAAGATCGTCGCCGTGGCGGTTGTCGCGCAGGCTGTCTGGGGCATGGCCCGAACGCTCGCGCCCGATCGCGGGAGGGCCAGCATCGCCCTTGCGGCGGTGCTGATCGTGGTCTTCGCCGCCGGATCGGTCGGACAAATCGTGGCCATCGTCGTCGGCGGTCTTGCCGGTCTCTGGCTCTGCCGGGGCGGCGCCGCTCCGACGACGGGGCATCTGACCTTCGCGGTCTCCAGGACGGTGGGAGCCGCTGCGCTCGGACTGTTCTTCCTGCTGCTGTTTCTTCTGCCGGTCCTGTCGACAGCGGCGGGATCGCAGGGGCTGGCGCTCTTCGACGCTTTCTATCGGGCGGGCTCGCTGGTGTTCGGCGGCGGTCATGTCGTCCTGCCGCTGCTCGAGGCGGAGGTGGTCCGGCCCGGCTGGGTCGGCGAGGACGCGTTCCTGGCCGGATATGGCGCGGCGCAGGCCGTTCCGGGGCCGCTCTTCACCTTCGGCACCTATCTGGGCGCGGTCATGGTGCCGGAGCCGAACGGCCTTGCCGGCGCGGCCATCGGCCTCATCGCGATCTTCCTGCCCGGGTTCCTACTGCTGATCGGCACGCTTCCCTTCTGGGACGCCTTTCGGACGCGGCCGCTGGCGCAGGCGGCCATGCGCGGCGCAAACGCCGCCGTCGTCGGCATCCTCGGCGCGGCTCTCTATGATCCCGTCTGGACGAGCGCGATCTTCAGCCCGCAGGACTTCGCGCTTGCTCTGGTGGGGTTCGTGCTGCTGACCGTGTGGAAGGCGCCGCCGTGGGTAGTGGTGGTGCTGATCGCGACAGGCGGGATTGCGCTCGCTCTCCTCTGA
- a CDS encoding ArsR/SmtB family transcription factor: MEKQDTLAALAALSQETRLDIFRLLVEAGPEGRAVGRIGEALDLPSATLSFHLKELKHAGLVTVQREGRSLIYSADFATMTGLIDYLTRHCCAGDPAACGIAPSTHAARKETA; the protein is encoded by the coding sequence ATGGAAAAACAGGACACACTCGCTGCGCTTGCCGCGCTCTCGCAGGAGACGCGTCTCGACATCTTCCGCCTGCTGGTGGAGGCCGGTCCGGAAGGGCGTGCAGTGGGGCGGATCGGCGAGGCGCTGGATCTCCCCTCGGCCACGCTCTCGTTCCACCTCAAGGAACTGAAGCACGCCGGGCTGGTGACGGTCCAGCGCGAAGGACGCTCGCTGATCTACTCAGCGGACTTCGCCACCATGACAGGCCTCATCGACTATCTGACCCGCCACTGTTGCGCCGGCGATCCGGCAGCATGCGGGATCGCCCCCTCGACGCACGCCGCCCGGAAAGAGACCGCATGA